Genomic segment of Dehalogenimonas alkenigignens:
AGCGAAATGCTGCCGGAGCCGGTCTTCACCCCAACCACCAAAGGCGAGGATACCCATGACCTGCCGATGACTTACGAGGAAGTCGAAAATACCGTCGGCCGTGACCTGGCATTAAAGCTGAAGTCGATGAGCATCGTCCTCTACGCCTATGCTCGCGACTACGCCCGACATCATGGCATCATCATTGCCGACACCAAGTTCGAGTTCGGCCTGAATGGCGACAAGCTCATACTCATCGACGAAGCGCTGACCCCGGACTCATCCCGCTTCTGGGATGAAAAGCTCTACAAGGTTGGCGAGCCCCAGGACTCCTACGACAAGCAGCCCCTCCGAGACTGGCTGGAAAATTCCGGCTGGAACAAGGAGCCGCCGGCCCCGACGCTGCCGCCGGAAGTAACCGAATCAACACGGCGGCGGTATGTTCACGCCTTTGAGGTTTTGACGGGGAAGAGGCTGCCTTAAACTACT
This window contains:
- a CDS encoding phosphoribosylaminoimidazolesuccinocarboxamide synthase, which gives rise to MTDNQVVLKTDLPLKRFISGKVRDTYDLGEHLLIVVTDRVSAFDVVLPAGIPDKGRVLNLISAFWFGKTKNIISNHVVAVIEDVRQLDEFIPEAQRFDYPKYLEGRSMVVKKVKRLPVECVVRGYLAGSGWSEYKKRQSVCGVSLPAGLRQSEMLPEPVFTPTTKGEDTHDLPMTYEEVENTVGRDLALKLKSMSIVLYAYARDYARHHGIIIADTKFEFGLNGDKLILIDEALTPDSSRFWDEKLYKVGEPQDSYDKQPLRDWLENSGWNKEPPAPTLPPEVTESTRRRYVHAFEVLTGKRLP